The Leptotrichia sp. OH3620_COT-345 sequence GGAGTAAGTGAAACGGTAACAGTCACAAAACAGATAAGAGATACAAAGACAATACGTCATGGAGGAAGAAACGACTATGAAAAGAAAATACCTTACGGCCCTGTAAGAACAGTACAGGTAGAAGAATTAAGACATTGGGATACATTAAATAAGACAAAGACAGTGTCAGGAATAATAGGTGAAGGCGGAAATACTGTACTTGACTCAAAAAGAGATCTGATACTGCAAAGCAGCGATATAAGGGGAAAGGATAATATAGTACTGAATGCAAAACAGTATATATTACTACTGTCAACAATAGATACAGAGTATAAGCAAAGAAGTCAGACGACAAAAAGAGGGGGAGGTTTAAAGAAAAAGAAAGTAACAACGGAGTATTGGGAAGAAGACAATATATATGCAAATAATGTAGATTTGACAAGTGAAGGAAATATATTGTTTAACTTTAAGGAAGTAGATAAAACAGGGAACTATATAAAAGGAGATAATAAAGGAGTATTAGCACAGGGAGTAAACTTTCATAGTAAAGGGGAATTAATAGGCTTTTCGGATGGAGATATATTTATAGAGGGGACAAAGGACAGATTAAAGAGTGTATATAATTCAAATACTAAAAAGAGTTGGGGAGGAATAGGTTATGGAAAGAGTAGTTCCTATGTAAGTA is a genomic window containing:
- a CDS encoding hemagglutinin repeat-containing protein, with the protein product GVSETVTVTKQIRDTKTIRHGGRNDYEKKIPYGPVRTVQVEELRHWDTLNKTKTVSGIIGEGGNTVLDSKRDLILQSSDIRGKDNIVLNAKQYILLLSTIDTEYKQRSQTTKRGGGLKKKKVTTEYWEEDNIYANNVDLTSEGNILFNFKEVDKTGNYIKGDNKGVLAQGVNFHSKGELIGFSDGDIFIEGTKDRLKSVYNSNTKKSWGGIGYGKSSSYVSNSRDRYKLSQLYNESGIRMDSEGKLKVVGAIRKCNIKE